A region of Nostoc sp. 'Peltigera membranacea cyanobiont' N6 DNA encodes the following proteins:
- a CDS encoding HesB/IscA family protein produces MAVILSEKAEFHLRAFLKGSAPDANGATKGVRISVKDGGCSGYEYAIDITSKPQPDDLVSQQGKVLVYVDAKSAPLLDGVIVDFVEGVMESGFKFINPNATDTCGCGKSFKTDDGTPTGVPCS; encoded by the coding sequence ATGGCCGTTATTTTATCAGAAAAAGCAGAATTTCATCTGCGGGCATTCCTCAAAGGTTCCGCACCCGATGCTAATGGCGCAACTAAAGGTGTTCGCATCTCGGTAAAAGATGGTGGTTGCAGTGGCTATGAATATGCAATTGATATCACCAGCAAGCCCCAACCAGATGATCTAGTAAGTCAGCAAGGCAAAGTACTAGTTTACGTCGATGCCAAAAGTGCGCCGTTATTAGACGGAGTTATCGTTGACTTCGTTGAGGGAGTGATGGAAAGCGGTTTCAAATTCATCAACCCCAATGCAACTGATACCTGCGGTTGTGGAAAGTCCTTCAAAACAGACGACGGTACGCCTACTGGTGTACCTTGCAGCTAA
- the lysS gene encoding homocitrate synthase has product MSLSEFAIVESTLREGEQFVKANFSSDDKVEIAEALAAFGVEYIELTSPIASPQSRQDCERLSRLGLPSKILTHIRCHLEDAKVALATGVAGINLTIGSSSLMRQFSHGKNINQIIDLASEVLTFIHQQAPDIELRFSAEDSSRTPIEDLIAIYSEIEKLGVVKRIGIADTVGIITPMQVFELVKTLRQFTNLDIEFHGHNDTECANANSYTALEAGATHIDTCVLGIGERNGITSLAGFIARLYATNPEQIKSKYRLDELGSLHELVARKVGVSIPFNHCVFGESAFSHKAGIHTKAMLNNSETYEAINPRSFGVTRSILINHKLAGKQAVNHRANELGLSFNLSQLKDITHRLKALADNQSLTIEDVDNILYSYHCQ; this is encoded by the coding sequence ATGTCGCTATCTGAATTTGCAATTGTAGAAAGTACTCTCCGTGAAGGTGAACAATTCGTCAAAGCCAATTTCTCTTCAGATGATAAAGTCGAAATCGCTGAGGCCCTTGCTGCATTTGGAGTGGAATATATAGAGTTAACGTCACCAATCGCTTCACCTCAGTCTAGACAAGACTGTGAAAGATTGTCTCGCTTAGGCTTGCCATCCAAAATATTAACTCACATTCGCTGTCACTTAGAAGATGCTAAAGTCGCTTTAGCCACAGGTGTCGCTGGGATTAATTTAACTATTGGTAGTTCTTCTTTGATGCGCCAGTTCAGTCATGGTAAAAATATTAATCAAATTATTGATTTAGCATCTGAAGTTTTAACTTTTATTCATCAACAAGCCCCCGATATTGAGTTACGGTTTTCGGCTGAGGATTCGTCACGCACTCCCATAGAAGATTTAATTGCAATTTATTCTGAGATTGAAAAGTTAGGAGTTGTCAAACGCATAGGAATTGCCGATACAGTAGGAATTATTACGCCAATGCAAGTATTTGAATTAGTGAAGACTTTGCGCCAGTTCACTAATTTAGATATTGAGTTTCACGGTCATAATGATACAGAATGTGCAAATGCTAACAGTTATACAGCACTGGAAGCGGGAGCAACTCATATTGACACTTGTGTTTTGGGAATTGGTGAGCGAAATGGTATTACTTCACTAGCTGGATTTATTGCGAGATTATATGCTACAAATCCAGAGCAGATTAAGTCTAAATATCGCTTGGATGAACTTGGTTCCTTGCATGAATTAGTTGCGAGAAAAGTTGGAGTTTCTATTCCTTTTAACCATTGTGTTTTTGGTGAAAGTGCTTTTAGTCATAAAGCTGGCATTCATACTAAAGCTATGCTCAATAACTCGGAGACTTATGAAGCTATTAATCCCCGGAGTTTTGGTGTAACGCGCTCAATTTTAATTAATCATAAATTGGCTGGAAAACAGGCGGTTAATCACCGAGCTAATGAATTAGGACTTTCCTTTAATTTATCCCAGCTTAAAGATATTACCCATAGGTTGAAAGCTTTAGCTGATAACCAAAGTCTTACCATCGAAGATGTAGATAATATTTTATATTCTTATCATTGTCAGTAA
- a CDS encoding TOBE domain-containing protein: MEISARNSLKGTVKKVVHGSVNTEITLELAPGVELVSIITKSSAEKLGLAEGKQAYAVIKSSDVIVAVD; this comes from the coding sequence ATGGAAATTAGCGCTCGTAATTCTCTTAAGGGTACTGTCAAAAAAGTTGTGCATGGTTCAGTTAATACTGAGATAACTTTAGAACTAGCGCCAGGAGTAGAGCTAGTGTCAATAATCACAAAATCATCAGCAGAAAAGCTAGGACTTGCAGAAGGTAAGCAGGCTTATGCCGTGATTAAATCATCAGATGTGATAGTTGCTGTTGATTAA
- a CDS encoding AAA family ATPase translates to MQHQVNTTRSNLFFEHLSPVIGVGFPIPKDWLPITSFPLLILVGMTGVGKSTITKALAEEGLDFTLLPNRRVLTERVIIAPMLKMQEKLVQPHCRIKRLTYTRLYREYFPGGMGHILASLHINPQEVNSMLVFDSLRGENEVRYAATALKNAKFVMLTAPNTVRLERLLKRHDSFDRIADQELDDRMQIIPEVLSNFASLGVPEASAYFTPKEEQQILELVSKQVVTGVELREKLKIFVEESQNYDSVPTKHILEAMDTSDRSLIIDTITSPQESAKVIISQLCKSVNIKTNK, encoded by the coding sequence GTGCAGCATCAAGTTAATACAACAAGGTCAAATCTATTTTTTGAACATTTAAGTCCAGTTATAGGTGTAGGATTTCCTATTCCTAAAGACTGGTTGCCAATAACAAGTTTTCCCTTACTTATTCTAGTAGGTATGACTGGAGTGGGAAAAAGCACAATCACAAAAGCTTTGGCTGAAGAAGGCTTGGATTTTACACTTTTACCTAATCGTCGTGTTTTAACCGAACGCGTGATAATTGCACCAATGTTAAAAATGCAAGAGAAACTCGTGCAACCACATTGCCGGATTAAACGTTTAACTTATACTCGCCTTTATCGAGAATACTTTCCTGGTGGAATGGGTCACATTTTAGCTTCTCTACACATCAATCCACAAGAAGTCAACTCCATGTTAGTTTTCGATAGTTTGCGTGGTGAAAATGAGGTTCGCTATGCAGCTACAGCTTTAAAAAATGCTAAATTTGTAATGTTGACCGCACCAAATACGGTGCGTTTAGAAAGGCTTCTAAAACGTCATGATTCTTTTGATCGAATTGCCGATCAAGAATTAGACGATCGTATGCAAATTATCCCAGAAGTACTGAGCAATTTTGCTAGTTTGGGCGTACCAGAGGCTTCTGCTTATTTTACTCCTAAAGAAGAACAACAAATCTTAGAACTTGTAAGCAAACAAGTTGTTACAGGTGTAGAATTGCGAGAAAAACTAAAAATATTTGTGGAAGAGAGTCAAAACTATGATTCGGTTCCGACAAAACATATTTTAGAAGCGATGGATACAAGCGATCGCTCTCTTATAATTGATACTATAACTAGTCCCCAAGAATCAGCCAAAGTAATTATTTCTCAATTATGCAAATCTGTTAATATAAAAACTAATAAGTGA
- a CDS encoding 2Fe-2S iron-sulfur cluster-binding protein yields the protein MASYQVRLINKKEDIDTTIEVDEETTILEAAEENGIELPFSCHAGSCSSCVGKVVEGEVNQDDQNFLDDDQVSKGYALLCVTYPRSNCTIKTHQEAYLV from the coding sequence ATGGCTTCCTACCAAGTTAGATTAATCAACAAAAAAGAAGACATCGACACCACAATTGAAGTTGACGAAGAGACCACCATCTTAGAAGCAGCAGAAGAAAATGGTATTGAGTTGCCCTTTTCATGTCATGCAGGTTCCTGCTCTAGCTGTGTTGGTAAAGTTGTCGAAGGTGAAGTGAATCAAGACGATCAAAACTTTTTAGATGACGATCAGGTTTCTAAAGGATACGCTCTACTTTGTGTAACTTATCCTCGTTCTAATTGCACAATTAAGACTCATCAAGAAGCATATCTGGTCTAA
- a CDS encoding NifX-associated nitrogen fixation protein has protein sequence MTTNNSVNGTATTEVLNSPFLKVLIKQIRGQDSYGVYRTWSDELILKPFIVTKQKKREISVEGEVDPITQARIMAFFRAVAAGIEQETGLISQVVVDLSHEGFGWALVFSGRLLLAVKTLRDAQRFGFDSVEKLAEEGENYVKKGLDLAKRFPEVGNL, from the coding sequence ATGACCACAAATAATAGTGTTAACGGAACTGCTACAACAGAAGTCTTGAACTCACCTTTCCTGAAGGTATTAATCAAACAAATCCGTGGTCAAGACAGTTATGGAGTTTATCGTACTTGGTCGGATGAATTGATTCTCAAACCCTTTATTGTCACCAAACAAAAGAAACGGGAAATCTCCGTTGAGGGTGAAGTCGATCCGATCACACAAGCACGAATTATGGCATTTTTTCGAGCTGTAGCGGCTGGGATTGAACAAGAAACAGGTTTAATATCCCAGGTTGTGGTTGATTTAAGCCATGAAGGATTTGGCTGGGCGCTAGTTTTTTCTGGTCGTCTCTTGCTAGCTGTAAAAACTTTGCGAGATGCTCAACGCTTTGGCTTTGACTCAGTAGAGAAATTAGCAGAAGAGGGAGAAAACTACGTCAAAAAAGGTCTTGATTTAGCGAAACGCTTTCCTGAAGTTGGCAACCTGTAA
- the nifW gene encoding nitrogenase-stabilizing/protective protein NifW → MTGTIDELKKLVDAEEFFQFFNMSYDVEVVNVNRLHILKKFSQYIQEIDNNSPDLSQEEKLNQYSLALQKAYQVFIESTPHEQKLFKVFNDKPKNVVTLTEITSD, encoded by the coding sequence ATGACTGGAACAATTGATGAATTAAAGAAGCTCGTAGATGCAGAAGAATTTTTTCAATTCTTTAATATGTCCTACGATGTAGAAGTTGTGAATGTCAATCGTCTACATATTCTGAAAAAGTTTTCTCAATACATACAGGAAATTGATAATAATTCTCCTGACTTGAGCCAAGAAGAGAAACTCAATCAATATTCTTTAGCTTTGCAAAAAGCTTATCAGGTATTTATCGAATCAACACCTCACGAACAAAAGCTGTTCAAAGTGTTTAACGACAAGCCGAAAAATGTAGTCACACTGACAGAAATCACTTCTGATTAG
- a CDS encoding ankyrin repeat domain-containing protein codes for MNRTNSKKLSEVTTQWLIAKSYNPSDLNQPGENGDTALMKATREGVYTVVKELIDAGADINARNSDRNNALWFACFGNHYDLINLLLADNIDINNQNDNGATVLMYAASAGKTEVVKLLLQHHPNLYLKNLDDYKAIDFASNVEVLRIIKNAIKSDIGQSLS; via the coding sequence ATGAATCGAACCAACAGTAAAAAATTGAGTGAAGTAACAACCCAATGGCTAATAGCAAAAAGCTATAATCCTAGCGATTTAAATCAGCCGGGTGAAAATGGTGATACAGCTTTAATGAAAGCGACAAGAGAAGGAGTTTATACAGTCGTCAAAGAACTAATTGATGCTGGTGCGGATATTAATGCTCGAAATAGCGATCGCAACAATGCTTTGTGGTTTGCTTGTTTTGGTAATCACTACGATTTAATTAATTTACTCTTGGCTGACAACATTGACATTAACAACCAAAATGATAATGGTGCAACTGTTTTAATGTACGCAGCATCAGCCGGAAAGACAGAAGTCGTCAAGTTACTTTTACAACATCATCCTAATTTATATTTAAAGAACTTAGACGATTATAAAGCCATAGATTTTGCTAGCAACGTAGAAGTCTTAAGGATAATTAAAAATGCCATCAAGTCAGATATCGGGCAAAGCCTATCATGA
- a CDS encoding SagB/ThcOx family dehydrogenase has protein sequence MPSSQISGKAYHDATKHSYLSVQLDPNYVDASTQPSSFKVYPKFYRRVKLNLNNPVHSFISLTSAITLEKVYKDGPYKLRVNPSAGALYPTEVYVQIRGIEGIVDGIYHLEIENNCLTLIYELIDDGLESYIIPGKCINGFIFLISCVYYRSSWKYQNRSMRYCLLDSGHHLGAIAASAFLHNRDIQLIFDFDKLTLNLDLGFENKEFITACAVLGEIQDKKIRSLRLKVPFVSGTDYFESNQFIEDAYQATTQQKSRQQKLEYPQFDFDRDKFYQTVWDRRSIRRFRKEAISQEDYLYVVQQLQQSIPTENYEEIEIYSVVHRVGGMTPGLYRGTHLVKTGNFSEKTGYLCINQAIARDGAVTLFFVSDYLNYQTAMQIAGFLGQRLYLTSNYLGIQCSGIGAYYDDETQELLETNKDVLYGMVIGI, from the coding sequence ATGCCATCAAGTCAGATATCGGGCAAAGCCTATCATGACGCTACCAAGCATTCTTACTTATCGGTACAACTCGATCCAAATTATGTAGATGCTTCAACACAGCCATCTTCATTTAAAGTTTATCCTAAGTTTTATCGGAGAGTGAAATTAAATCTCAATAATCCTGTTCATTCTTTTATCTCCTTAACCAGTGCGATAACACTGGAAAAAGTATATAAAGATGGCCCTTATAAACTGCGGGTGAATCCATCAGCAGGCGCTCTGTATCCTACAGAAGTTTACGTACAGATTCGCGGCATTGAGGGAATAGTAGATGGTATATACCATCTAGAAATTGAGAATAATTGTCTAACTCTCATCTATGAATTAATTGATGATGGGTTAGAGAGTTATATTATACCGGGTAAATGTATCAACGGATTCATCTTTTTAATTAGTTGTGTTTATTATAGGTCTAGCTGGAAATATCAAAATAGAAGCATGAGATATTGCCTATTAGATAGCGGACACCATTTAGGTGCGATCGCAGCTTCAGCTTTTCTCCACAACCGAGATATACAACTAATTTTTGACTTTGATAAACTCACTCTCAATTTAGATTTGGGATTTGAGAATAAAGAGTTTATCACTGCTTGCGCGGTGTTAGGAGAAATACAAGATAAAAAAATCAGAAGCTTAAGGCTGAAAGTTCCTTTTGTTTCTGGTACAGATTATTTTGAATCCAATCAATTTATTGAAGATGCCTATCAAGCAACTACTCAACAAAAGAGTCGTCAGCAGAAATTAGAGTATCCTCAATTTGATTTCGATCGGGATAAATTTTATCAAACTGTTTGGGATAGACGTTCTATTAGACGTTTCCGGAAAGAGGCTATTTCTCAAGAAGATTATTTATATGTAGTGCAACAACTTCAACAGTCAATACCGACAGAAAACTATGAGGAAATAGAAATTTACTCAGTGGTGCATCGAGTAGGGGGAATGACACCTGGGTTATATAGAGGTACACATCTGGTTAAAACGGGTAATTTTAGTGAAAAGACAGGTTACTTATGTATTAATCAGGCTATTGCTAGAGATGGCGCTGTAACTTTATTTTTTGTGTCAGATTATTTAAATTATCAAACGGCTATGCAAATAGCTGGTTTTCTCGGACAAAGACTTTATTTAACTAGTAATTATTTGGGAATTCAGTGTAGTGGAATTGGTGCTTATTATGATGACGAAACCCAAGAATTATTAGAAACAAATAAAGATGTACTTTATGGAATGGTGATTGGAATATAA
- a CDS encoding FeoA family protein: MFTSFSVTGCSLELLRTGERGIVIFCKTQDETILKKLISMGIITGTHIIFKQDFPSFILNINNKDFVLDLESVRAIYVRVIDNSINYYV, translated from the coding sequence ATGTTTACCAGCTTTAGTGTTACTGGCTGTTCATTAGAGTTATTGAGAACAGGAGAGCGAGGAATCGTAATTTTCTGCAAAACTCAGGATGAAACAATCTTGAAAAAACTTATATCAATGGGAATAATAACAGGAACTCATATCATTTTCAAGCAAGATTTTCCCTCTTTTATCCTCAATATCAATAACAAAGATTTTGTACTAGATTTAGAAAGTGTCCGAGCGATTTATGTTCGCGTTATTGATAATTCCATTAATTATTATGTATAG
- a CDS encoding HesA/MoeB/ThiF family protein encodes MVNLTPTELERYRRQMMLPNFGEAAQKRLKSATVLVTGVGGLGGTAALYLAVAGVGRLILVRGGDLRQDDMNRQVLMTDDWVGKPRVFKAKETLDAINPDVQVEAVHDYITPENVDSLVQSADMALDCAHNFTERNLLNEACVRSRKPMVEAAMNGMEAYLTTIIPGVTPCLSCLFPEKPDWDQRGFSVLGAVSGTLACLTALEAIKLITGFSQPLLSQLLTIDLNRMEFAKRRSHRDRSCPVCGNSAPWRHAQSNSMEPTGIAQNT; translated from the coding sequence TTGGTTAACCTAACGCCTACCGAATTAGAACGCTATCGTCGCCAAATGATGCTTCCGAATTTTGGCGAAGCAGCACAGAAACGCTTGAAGTCAGCGACAGTTTTGGTTACAGGTGTGGGGGGATTAGGCGGTACGGCGGCGCTTTACTTAGCAGTAGCGGGCGTTGGGCGGCTAATCCTAGTCCGGGGTGGTGACTTGCGGCAAGATGATATGAATCGTCAGGTTCTCATGACTGATGATTGGGTAGGTAAGCCAAGGGTATTCAAAGCTAAAGAAACTCTGGATGCGATTAATCCTGATGTCCAAGTGGAAGCTGTTCATGATTACATCACCCCGGAAAATGTAGATTCGTTAGTGCAATCTGCTGATATGGCTCTTGATTGCGCCCACAATTTTACAGAGCGCAATTTGTTAAATGAAGCCTGTGTGCGATCGCGTAAGCCAATGGTAGAAGCCGCAATGAATGGCATGGAGGCTTACCTAACGACGATTATTCCTGGTGTGACTCCTTGTTTATCTTGTCTGTTTCCAGAAAAGCCTGATTGGGATCAGCGTGGCTTTTCAGTTCTAGGCGCTGTTTCTGGAACACTAGCTTGTTTAACAGCACTGGAAGCTATCAAGTTGATCACCGGGTTTAGTCAGCCTCTATTATCGCAATTGCTGACAATCGACCTCAATCGGATGGAATTTGCTAAACGCCGTTCTCACCGCGATCGCTCTTGTCCAGTATGCGGCAATAGTGCGCCTTGGAGACACGCGCAATCCAATTCTATGGAACCTACAGGGATTGCACAAAATACTTAA
- a CDS encoding CCE_0567 family metalloprotein → MQAEETSIEEIQGKIRRLNSKAGQMKMDLHDLAEGLPTDYTQLMDVAAATYEIYRQLDELKQHLKQLENAK, encoded by the coding sequence GTGCAAGCAGAAGAAACGAGTATTGAGGAAATACAAGGAAAAATCAGACGGCTCAACAGCAAAGCAGGTCAAATGAAAATGGATCTGCATGATTTAGCCGAAGGACTGCCAACAGATTACACACAACTTATGGATGTTGCCGCTGCAACTTATGAAATCTATCGCCAGTTAGATGAACTTAAGCAACATCTGAAACAATTGGAGAATGCAAAATGA